From one Humulus lupulus chromosome 8, drHumLupu1.1, whole genome shotgun sequence genomic stretch:
- the LOC133798033 gene encoding pentatricopeptide repeat-containing protein At1g77405 has product MILSKTLYRDYTPIVNQVLAAMVQNREFDTHLAASATTSHCWSSEAVSEVLRSVPRFFFRSPRSIGTQKGFRHRSPLKQRNLKEELDRFGNGVLVLGPAAYRDLNKVQLGLDKAMEFYYWVEAHFGFSHDEKTCREMALVLAKGNRLKALWDFLRDMSSRGSGEIVTTTTVTCLIKVLGEEGLVNEALAAFYRMKQFHCKPDVYAHNTIIYALCRVGNFKKARALLEQMGLPGFRCPPDTFTYTILISSYCRYSLQTGSKKAIRRRLWEANHLFRIMLFKGFVPDVVTYNAIINGCCKTCRIGRALELFEDMSQRGITPNRITYNSFIRYHSAVNEIDNAVNMLRRMQTMNHGIPSSSSYTPIIHALCEAGRVLEARDFLVELVDGGSVPREYTYKLVSDALMSAGEANSLDDSFHGRIKDGIGKRFKQVGKCKPIMTRRGYDDMET; this is encoded by the coding sequence ATGATTCTTTCAAAAACTCTTTACCGCGATTACACCCCCATCGTAAACCAAGTCCTAGCCGCCATGGTTCAAAACCGGGAATTCGACACCCATCTAGCCGCCTCAGCCACCACCTCTCACTGCTGGAGCTCCGAAGCGGTTTCTGAGGTGTTAAGGTCCGTGCCCAGATTCTTCTTCCGGTCTCCTCGTTCCATTGGTACCCAAAAAGGTTTCAGGCACCGCTCTCCTTTGAAACAGCGCAACCTAAAAGAAGAACTTGATAGGTTCGGTAATGGGGTGCTTGTCCTTGGGCCAGCTGCTTACAGAGACCTCAACAAGGTCCAGTTGGGATTGGACAAAGCAATGGAATTCTATTACTGGGTTGAGGCCCATTTTGGATTTTCCCATGACGAGAAAACTTGCCGGGAAATGGCTCTCGTTTTGGCTAAAGGTAATAGATTGAAAGCTCTTTGGGATTTTCTCAGGGATATGTCAAGCAGAGGGAGTGGGGAGATTGTTACTACAACGACCGTTACCTGTTTGATAAAAGTTCTCGGAGAAGAAGGGTTGGTCAATGAAGCATTAGCTGCTTTCTATAGGATGAAGCAGTTTCATTGTAAGCCGGATGTTTATGCTCATAATACCATTATTTATGCTCTTTGTAGAGTAGGGAATTTCAAGAAAGCCAGGGCTTTGTTGGAGCAAATGGGGTTGCCGGGCTTTAGATGTCCACCAGATACTTTTACTTATACAATATTGATTAGTTCTTATTGCAGATATAGCTTGCAGACTGGGTCCAAAAAGGCTATTAGGAGGAGGTTGTGGGAGGCTAACCATTTGTTTCGCATCATGCTCTTCAAGGGCTTTGTTCCTGATGTTGTCACCTATAATGCAATAATCAATGGTTGTTGCAAAACTTGCCGAATTGGGAGAGCTTTAGAGTTGTTTGAAGACATGAGCCAAAGGGGTATTACCCCTAACCGGATTACATATAATTCATTTATTAGGTACCATAGTGCAGTTAATGAGATTGATAATGCTGTCAATATGTTGAGGAGAATGCAGACTATGAatcatggaataccctcttcgagTTCTTACACACCGATTATTCATGCTCTCTGTGAAGCAGGGAGGGTATTGGAAGCCCGGGATTTTCTGGTTGAGTTGGTTGATGGTGGCTCGGTTCCGAGAGAATATACTTATAAATTAGTAAGTGATGCACTTATGTCAGCAGGAGAAGCCAATTCTCTTGATGATAGCTTTCATGGTAGGATAAAAGATGGGATTGGAAAGAGGTTTAAGCAAGTGGGGAAGTGTAAACCAATAATGACTCGCAGAGGATATGATGACATGGAAACTTGA